From Melopsittacus undulatus isolate bMelUnd1 chromosome 19, bMelUnd1.mat.Z, whole genome shotgun sequence, a single genomic window includes:
- the LSM7 gene encoding U6 snRNA-associated Sm-like protein LSm7, producing the protein MTSLLAAANEMASGGGGGGSKMADKEKKKKESILDLSKYIDKTIRVKFQGGREASGVLKGFDPLLNLVLDGTIEYMRDPDDQYKLTEDTRQLGLVVCRGTSVVLICPQDGMEAIPNPFIQQQDG; encoded by the exons ATGACGTCACTTCTGGCAGCGGCGAATGAAATGGCGAGTGGCGGCGGTGGCGGTGGGAGTAAGATGGCG GacaaagagaagaagaagaaggagagcATTTTGGATCTCTCCAAGTATATCGATAAAACGATCCGGGTGAAGTTCCAAGGTGGGAGAGAAG CAAGTGGTGTCTTGAAAGGATTTGACCCTCTTCTGAACCTTGTGCTGGATGGTACCATTGAATACATGCGAG ATCCAGATGATCAGTACAAATTAACAGAAGACACACGTCAGCTGGGACTTGTGGTCTGCAGAGGGACTTCTGTGGTTCTTATTTGCCCACAGGATGGGATGGAAGCTATTCCAAACCCTTTCATTCAGCAGCAAGATGGCTAG
- the SPPL2B gene encoding signal peptide peptidase-like 2B isoform X2: MAASGLRLWGWLWGWLRVWLLLELLQLLPQVSSEYGMVRVLSGERGSKGKDYCILFNSQWAHLPQDLSKASLLELRNQTASVLCSSSDVPRGGFNYQIPMVMRGNCAFYEKVRLAQINGAHGLLIVSKERLVPPGGNRSQYEEIDIPVALLSYDDMLDIHKNFGPYVKGALYAPKEPVLDYNIVIIFVMAVGTVAIGGYWAGSRDVKRRSMEHKRDDGTEKHDDETTDVTLIMICVFVVMCCSMLILLYFFYDHLVYVIIGIFCLAASIGLYSCLSPFVRRFPLGKCRIPDNKLPYFHKRPQVRMLLLAVFCISVSVVWGVFRNEDQWAWALQDALGIAFCLYMLKTIRLSTFKDCTLLLVVLFVYDVFFVFITPFLTKSGESLMVEVAAGPADSTTQEKLPMVLKVPRLSLSPLALCDRPFSILGFGDILVPGVLVAYCHRFDIQVQSSRVYFVACTVAYGIGLLMTFVALAMMQMGQPALLYLVPCTLFTSFAVAFWRKELGMFWRGSGFAVNTSLI, from the exons ATGGCGGCGAGCGGGCTCCGGTTGTGGGGCTGGCTGTGGGGTTGGCTGCGGGTCTGGCTGCttctggagctcctgcagctgctgcctcag GTGTCCTCTGAGTATGGGATGGTACGTGTCCTTTCAGGGGAGCGAGGCAGCAAAGGCAAAGACTACTGTATCCTCTTCAACTCTCAGTGGGCCCATTTGCCACAGGATCTGAGTAAAGCT tcacTCTTGGAACTGCGGAATCAGACAGCATCTGTTTTGTGTTCTTCTTCTGATGTACCTCGTGGGGGATTTAATTATCAAATCCCCATGGTGATGCGAGGGAATTGCGCCTTCTATGAGAAAGTGAGGCTTGCTCAGATAAATGGAGCTCATGGGCTGCTGATTGTTAGTAAGGAGAGACTG GTTCCTCCTGGGGGCaacaggagtcaatatgaagAGATTGATATTCCTGTGGCTCTGCTCAGCTATGATGATATGTTAGATATTCACAAG AATTTTGGCCCCTATGTGAAAGGGGCACTGTATGCACCAAAGGAGCCTGTGCTGGACTACAACATAGTGATTATATTTGTCATGGCTGTCGGGACTGTTGCAATTGGAGGCTActgggcaggaagcagagacgTTAAAAG GCGGTCCATGGAGCACAAACGTGATGATGGCACAGAGAAACATGACGATGAAACAACTGATGTGACTCTCATAATGATCTGCGTGTTTGTAGTGATGTGCTGCTCAATGCTGATCctcctttatttcttctatgACCACTTAG tctacGTTATCATAGGAATATTCTGCCTGGCTGCATCAATTGGTCTTTACAGTTGTCTGTCACCCTTTGTAAGAAGGTTCCCCTTGGGAAAGTGTAG aatcCCAGACAACAAGTTGCCTTATTTCCACAAGCGGCCACAGGTCCGGATGTTGCTGCTGGCAGTGTTTTGTATCTCTGTCAGTGTAGTCTGGGGAGTCTTCAGAAACGAAGATCA gtGGGCCTGGGCTCTGCAAGATGCTTTAGGAATTGCTTTCTGTCTTTATATGTTGAAAACGATTCGCCTGTCTACATTTAAG GACTGTACCTTGCTCCTCGTGGTTCTTTTTGTGTATGATGTATTCTTCGTATTTATCACACCTTTTCTAACAAAG TCTGGAGAGAGTCTAATGGTGGAGGTGGCTGCAGGTCCAGCTGATTCTACCACTCAGGAAAAG CTCCCCATGGTCCTGAAGGTTCCACGCCTGAGCTTGTCACCCTTGGCTCTGTGTGACAGGCCCTTCTCTATTCTAGGATTTGGAGACATTTTAGTTCCAG gcGTACTGGTAGCCTATTGCCATAGATTTGATATCCAGGTGCAGTCATCCAGAGTGTATTTTGTAGCCTGCACCGTAG cATACGGCATAGGCCTCCTTATGACCTTTGTTGCCTTGGCAATGATGCAGATGGGACAACCTGCTCTCCTCTACCTGGTGCCCTGTACTCTCTTCACAAGCTTTGCTGTGGCTTTTTGGAGAAAGGAGCTTGGAATGTTCTGGAGGGGCAGCGGCTTTGCGGTGAATACCAGTTTGATATGA
- the SPPL2B gene encoding signal peptide peptidase-like 2B isoform X1: MAASGLRLWGWLWGWLRVWLLLELLQLLPQVSSEYGMVRVLSGERGSKGKDYCILFNSQWAHLPQDLSKASLLELRNQTASVLCSSSDVPRGGFNYQIPMVMRGNCAFYEKVRLAQINGAHGLLIVSKERLVPPGGNRSQYEEIDIPVALLSYDDMLDIHKNFGPYVKGALYAPKEPVLDYNIVIIFVMAVGTVAIGGYWAGSRDVKRRSMEHKRDDGTEKHDDETTDVTLIMICVFVVMCCSMLILLYFFYDHLVYVIIGIFCLAASIGLYSCLSPFVRRFPLGKCRIPDNKLPYFHKRPQVRMLLLAVFCISVSVVWGVFRNEDQWAWALQDALGIAFCLYMLKTIRLSTFKDCTLLLVVLFVYDVFFVFITPFLTKSGESLMVEVAAGPADSTTQEKLPMVLKVPRLSLSPLALCDRPFSILGFGDILVPGVLVAYCHRFDIQVQSSRVYFVACTVAYGIGLLMTFVALAMMQMGQPALLYLVPCTLFTSFAVAFWRKELGMFWRGSGFAKDLPQPSLVELPKDSNIPPASQQDREQMINPTLCVKELQSPTSAAEELADTTSKRDQTEIPIPQSKEEPADENTDNGEC; the protein is encoded by the exons ATGGCGGCGAGCGGGCTCCGGTTGTGGGGCTGGCTGTGGGGTTGGCTGCGGGTCTGGCTGCttctggagctcctgcagctgctgcctcag GTGTCCTCTGAGTATGGGATGGTACGTGTCCTTTCAGGGGAGCGAGGCAGCAAAGGCAAAGACTACTGTATCCTCTTCAACTCTCAGTGGGCCCATTTGCCACAGGATCTGAGTAAAGCT tcacTCTTGGAACTGCGGAATCAGACAGCATCTGTTTTGTGTTCTTCTTCTGATGTACCTCGTGGGGGATTTAATTATCAAATCCCCATGGTGATGCGAGGGAATTGCGCCTTCTATGAGAAAGTGAGGCTTGCTCAGATAAATGGAGCTCATGGGCTGCTGATTGTTAGTAAGGAGAGACTG GTTCCTCCTGGGGGCaacaggagtcaatatgaagAGATTGATATTCCTGTGGCTCTGCTCAGCTATGATGATATGTTAGATATTCACAAG AATTTTGGCCCCTATGTGAAAGGGGCACTGTATGCACCAAAGGAGCCTGTGCTGGACTACAACATAGTGATTATATTTGTCATGGCTGTCGGGACTGTTGCAATTGGAGGCTActgggcaggaagcagagacgTTAAAAG GCGGTCCATGGAGCACAAACGTGATGATGGCACAGAGAAACATGACGATGAAACAACTGATGTGACTCTCATAATGATCTGCGTGTTTGTAGTGATGTGCTGCTCAATGCTGATCctcctttatttcttctatgACCACTTAG tctacGTTATCATAGGAATATTCTGCCTGGCTGCATCAATTGGTCTTTACAGTTGTCTGTCACCCTTTGTAAGAAGGTTCCCCTTGGGAAAGTGTAG aatcCCAGACAACAAGTTGCCTTATTTCCACAAGCGGCCACAGGTCCGGATGTTGCTGCTGGCAGTGTTTTGTATCTCTGTCAGTGTAGTCTGGGGAGTCTTCAGAAACGAAGATCA gtGGGCCTGGGCTCTGCAAGATGCTTTAGGAATTGCTTTCTGTCTTTATATGTTGAAAACGATTCGCCTGTCTACATTTAAG GACTGTACCTTGCTCCTCGTGGTTCTTTTTGTGTATGATGTATTCTTCGTATTTATCACACCTTTTCTAACAAAG TCTGGAGAGAGTCTAATGGTGGAGGTGGCTGCAGGTCCAGCTGATTCTACCACTCAGGAAAAG CTCCCCATGGTCCTGAAGGTTCCACGCCTGAGCTTGTCACCCTTGGCTCTGTGTGACAGGCCCTTCTCTATTCTAGGATTTGGAGACATTTTAGTTCCAG gcGTACTGGTAGCCTATTGCCATAGATTTGATATCCAGGTGCAGTCATCCAGAGTGTATTTTGTAGCCTGCACCGTAG cATACGGCATAGGCCTCCTTATGACCTTTGTTGCCTTGGCAATGATGCAGATGGGACAACCTGCTCTCCTCTACCTGGTGCCCTGTACTCTCTTCACAAGCTTTGCTGTGGCTTTTTGGAGAAAGGAGCTTGGAATGTTCTGGAGGGGCAGCGGCTTTGCG AAAGACCTACCTCAGCCTTCCTTGGTGGAGCTACCCAAAGACAGCAATATACCACCAGCCTCTCAACAAGACAGGGAGCAAATGATCAATCCCACCCTCTGTGTGAAGGAGCTGCAAAGCCCCACCTCAGCTGCAGAGGAACTGGCTGATACCACCTCAAAGAGGGACCAGACAGAAATTCCTATTCCACAGAGTAAGGAGGAACCAGCTGATGAGAATACGGACAACGGTGAATGCTAA